Proteins encoded within one genomic window of Paenarthrobacter sp. JL.01a:
- a CDS encoding low temperature requirement protein A: MSTNPLRHALSRMGGRDPHEKHRTATPLELFFDLTFVIAFGVAGNQFAHAVAEAHFWPGLLAFSFAMFAVIWAWINFTWFASAYDTDDWVFRTVTMVQMVGVLILAMGIEPVFHSIIEGKHVDNFTMVLGYIVMRVALVFQWLRAARQDPERRETCLRYAKYVSIVQVGWVAVLLIDAGVLTTFLMAAPLFVLEMSVPGLAERKARTPWHAHHIAERYGLLAIIALGECLIGAIETLRAMVALHGWTLDTALVGFSGTGLAFAMWWIYFILPAGPALHLQRHRSWVFGYAHMPVFAGIAATGAGLHVAAYYIDHEASISAAAAVASIAIPIILFKVSLTTLYGFMLSPDRELLWSTVLVVIGLTASIAMAAAGASVPVCMLEMMLVLGLSIAYDERRGHKGRAAALRRLEAAAG; encoded by the coding sequence ATGTCCACGAATCCCCTCCGCCATGCCCTCTCCCGGATGGGCGGGCGCGATCCCCATGAGAAACACCGCACCGCCACCCCGCTTGAGCTGTTCTTCGACCTGACTTTCGTTATCGCCTTCGGGGTGGCAGGCAACCAATTTGCCCACGCTGTGGCCGAGGCGCACTTCTGGCCGGGACTCCTGGCCTTTTCCTTCGCCATGTTTGCGGTGATCTGGGCCTGGATCAATTTCACCTGGTTCGCCAGCGCCTACGACACCGATGACTGGGTATTCCGCACGGTCACCATGGTGCAGATGGTGGGCGTCCTCATCCTGGCCATGGGCATCGAGCCTGTATTCCACTCCATCATCGAAGGCAAGCACGTAGACAACTTCACCATGGTGTTGGGCTACATCGTCATGCGCGTAGCCCTGGTCTTTCAGTGGCTGCGCGCTGCCCGCCAAGACCCCGAACGCCGGGAAACGTGTTTGCGCTACGCAAAGTACGTCTCGATTGTCCAAGTTGGCTGGGTTGCCGTCCTGTTGATCGACGCCGGCGTTCTCACCACGTTTCTCATGGCAGCGCCTCTGTTCGTCCTGGAGATGTCCGTTCCCGGACTTGCTGAACGCAAAGCCCGGACACCGTGGCATGCCCACCATATTGCCGAGCGCTACGGGCTGCTTGCCATCATTGCCCTGGGCGAGTGCCTGATCGGGGCCATTGAGACACTGCGGGCGATGGTTGCCCTGCATGGCTGGACGCTGGATACCGCGTTGGTTGGCTTCAGCGGTACAGGGTTGGCCTTCGCCATGTGGTGGATCTACTTCATTCTTCCCGCGGGTCCGGCGCTCCATCTCCAAAGGCACCGCTCATGGGTCTTCGGTTATGCGCATATGCCGGTCTTTGCAGGCATTGCTGCCACGGGTGCCGGCCTGCACGTCGCCGCCTACTACATCGACCATGAGGCCAGTATCAGTGCAGCCGCAGCCGTGGCATCGATAGCCATCCCCATTATTCTTTTCAAGGTGTCCCTGACAACGCTTTACGGGTTCATGCTCAGCCCGGACCGCGAATTGTTGTGGAGCACCGTCCTTGTGGTGATTGGTTTGACGGCCAGTATCGCCATGGCCGCAGCGGGTGCATCCGTGCCCGTGTGCATGCTGGAGATGATGCTGGTCCTGGGGCTCTCCATTGCCTACGACGAACGGCGTGGACACAAGGGGCGGGCTGCCGCACTGCGTCGGCTGGAAGCTGCGGCCGGCTAG
- a CDS encoding FG-GAP repeat domain-containing protein — protein MAAILAAVLLAVLPVPAANAVSPDEFTISGPTYVGTGLSVSGAYEYFSACDPDPQHGYSIQWIRDGEPVTPQSGFSNFYELRMEDVGTRISAVVTGSQACNPSQVVVKESEVVKSQPTRVEGFTGRAVFELLGRRHDGALMLYPGLDSAQGWKPPRLIGSNWGAYTRIIGAGDLTSDGKTELLATDAVGRLWMFWGRGDGTFPAEAYPSEIGWGWNAMDKVVGPGDFDGDGYNDLLATEPNGNLYLYPKAARGWTPRVQVGQGWDVMDLLITPGDFNGDGTADILAKDKAGRLFLYGGNGNGGWLAPRQVGQGWNVLSKVGSVGDFNRDGFAEVHGVNSAGELLMYYGDGRGGWKGVETVGWGWNIFNGLY, from the coding sequence ATGGCCGCGATTCTGGCGGCTGTCCTTTTGGCCGTCCTGCCCGTTCCCGCTGCCAACGCCGTGTCGCCGGACGAGTTCACCATCAGCGGCCCGACGTACGTGGGAACCGGATTGTCGGTCAGCGGCGCCTACGAGTACTTCTCTGCCTGCGATCCCGACCCGCAGCACGGCTATTCCATCCAGTGGATTCGTGACGGTGAGCCGGTAACGCCGCAATCGGGCTTCTCCAACTTCTACGAGCTGCGCATGGAGGATGTCGGCACCCGGATCTCGGCTGTTGTCACGGGTTCGCAGGCGTGCAACCCGTCACAGGTGGTGGTGAAGGAATCCGAGGTGGTCAAAAGCCAGCCCACGCGCGTTGAAGGATTTACGGGCCGGGCAGTATTTGAACTGTTGGGACGCCGGCATGATGGTGCACTGATGCTCTACCCGGGCTTGGACAGCGCGCAAGGCTGGAAGCCGCCGCGGCTGATTGGCTCCAACTGGGGTGCCTATACCAGGATCATCGGTGCCGGCGACCTCACCAGCGACGGCAAGACCGAACTCCTGGCCACTGATGCGGTGGGCAGGCTCTGGATGTTCTGGGGCAGGGGAGACGGAACATTCCCCGCAGAGGCCTATCCCTCGGAGATCGGCTGGGGGTGGAACGCCATGGACAAAGTGGTGGGCCCCGGGGACTTCGACGGCGACGGGTACAACGACCTCCTGGCCACCGAACCCAACGGCAACCTCTACCTCTATCCCAAAGCAGCCCGCGGGTGGACGCCCCGCGTCCAGGTGGGCCAGGGGTGGGACGTCATGGACCTGCTCATCACGCCCGGTGATTTCAATGGCGATGGCACAGCGGACATCCTCGCCAAGGACAAGGCCGGAAGGCTGTTCCTCTACGGCGGCAACGGAAACGGCGGATGGCTGGCTCCGAGGCAGGTCGGCCAAGGCTGGAACGTGCTGAGCAAGGTGGGCAGCGTTGGGGACTTCAACCGTGACGGTTTTGCCGAAGTCCACGGGGTTAACAGCGCCGGTGAACTGCTGATGTACTACGGCGATGGACGCGGCGGTTGGAAGGGCGTGGAAACCGTTGGCTGGGGCTGGAACATCTTCAACGGGCTCTACTGA
- a CDS encoding aldo/keto reductase produces the protein MGTAVNSLDLHRLGRLGFGGAGIGNLYRAIPDGEALATVLAAWDAGVRYFDTAPHYGLGLSEQRLGAVLRDKPRDEFIISTKVGRLLEPNPAGGRDSEGFDVPATSRRVWDFSEAGIRRSIEESLERLGLSHVDIVYLHDPDVHDLRTGITHGLPALEKLRSQGLVSAIGVGTNSAEAALECIEAADLDLVMLAGRYTLLEQPDVPLLERCSQRRTGVVSVGAYNSGLLARPEVPDDAHYNYGQAPSAVLERARALAALCRDFGVELPTAALQFPLRHPAVVNVTAGATSPEQMVTNAKRMDQPVPEELWAALEGLGSD, from the coding sequence ATGGGAACTGCCGTGAACTCACTCGACCTCCACAGGCTGGGCAGGCTCGGCTTCGGCGGGGCCGGGATCGGAAACCTTTACCGCGCCATCCCGGACGGCGAAGCCCTTGCCACGGTACTGGCCGCCTGGGACGCGGGAGTCCGCTACTTCGACACCGCGCCGCACTACGGCCTGGGCTTGTCGGAACAGAGACTCGGCGCCGTCCTGCGGGACAAGCCGCGCGATGAGTTCATCATCTCCACCAAGGTTGGCCGTTTGCTGGAGCCCAACCCAGCCGGCGGGCGCGACTCGGAGGGCTTCGACGTCCCGGCCACCTCCCGACGCGTCTGGGACTTCAGCGAGGCAGGCATCCGGCGCAGCATCGAAGAATCGTTGGAGCGGCTTGGGCTTAGCCACGTGGACATCGTTTACCTGCACGATCCCGACGTCCATGACCTTCGCACCGGAATCACGCACGGGCTGCCCGCGCTGGAAAAACTCCGCTCACAGGGCCTTGTCTCCGCCATCGGCGTCGGCACCAACTCCGCCGAAGCCGCCCTGGAATGCATCGAAGCGGCTGACCTTGACCTCGTGATGCTCGCCGGACGCTACACCCTGCTGGAGCAGCCCGACGTTCCCCTGCTTGAACGCTGCAGCCAGCGCCGCACCGGCGTCGTAAGCGTTGGCGCCTATAACTCGGGCCTCCTGGCCCGTCCCGAGGTCCCTGATGATGCGCACTACAACTACGGGCAAGCACCGTCGGCTGTTCTGGAGCGGGCCCGGGCGCTCGCGGCCCTTTGCCGCGATTTCGGGGTGGAACTTCCGACGGCGGCACTCCAGTTTCCGCTGCGGCATCCGGCAGTCGTGAACGTGACGGCTGGAGCAACCTCCCCTGAACAGATGGTCACCAACGCGAAACGAATGGACCAGCCCGTTCCCGAGGAACTGTGGGCGGCGTTGGAAGGACTGGGCAGTGATTGA
- a CDS encoding L-rhamnose mutarotase, whose amino-acid sequence MVESIALHTRLKPGTEDEYADAHAHIPPELVSALKEAGVRNWRIWRSGLDLFHVVDVDDYQAMRHALADHPANVPWQARMAELLDVQDDYSGTDTGIPKVWELP is encoded by the coding sequence ATGGTTGAGAGCATCGCCCTGCACACCAGGCTCAAACCGGGCACGGAAGATGAGTACGCCGACGCCCACGCGCACATCCCTCCGGAACTCGTGTCCGCGCTGAAGGAAGCCGGCGTTCGGAACTGGCGGATCTGGCGCAGCGGACTCGATCTCTTCCATGTAGTGGACGTGGACGACTACCAGGCGATGCGGCATGCGCTCGCCGACCATCCCGCCAACGTGCCGTGGCAGGCCAGGATGGCTGAACTTTTGGACGTCCAGGACGATTACTCCGGGACGGATACGGGTATCCCCAAAGTATGGGAACTGCCGTGA
- a CDS encoding L-fuconate dehydratase — MSLITDVETFDIRFPTSLDLDGSDAMNPDPDYSAAYLIIRTDADDGYEGHGFVFTIGRGNEVETAAIEALRGHLLGLCVEELLDDMGATWKLLAHDSQLRWLGPEKGVMHMAIGAVVNALWDLKAKRAGLPIWELLAGMTPEELVALVDFRYLTDALTPDEALAILRAAEPGREQRKVALRAEGYPAYTTTPGWLGYSDAKLTRLAKEAVADGFEQIKLKVGASLEDDIRRVRAAREAVGPDISIAVDANQRWDVQEAIDWMAHLAPYDIAWIEEPTSPDDILGHAAIARAVAPIPVATGEHVQNRVVFKQMLQAGSLQVLQIDAARVAGVNENIAILLLAAKFGVRVCPHAGGVGLCEAVQHLSMFDYVAVSGTKEGRTIEFVDHLHEHFVTPVEVHGGAYWPPSSPGAGNEMLRETLAAYSFPDGPVWKEDQ, encoded by the coding sequence ATGAGCCTCATTACCGACGTCGAGACGTTCGATATCCGCTTCCCCACTTCCCTGGACCTTGACGGCTCCGACGCCATGAATCCGGACCCGGATTACTCAGCCGCCTACCTGATCATCCGCACGGACGCAGATGACGGATATGAAGGCCACGGCTTCGTGTTCACCATTGGCCGCGGCAACGAAGTGGAAACCGCGGCCATCGAAGCGCTTCGTGGACACCTCCTTGGCCTTTGCGTCGAAGAACTCCTCGACGACATGGGAGCCACCTGGAAACTCCTGGCCCACGATTCCCAACTCCGCTGGCTTGGGCCGGAAAAGGGCGTCATGCACATGGCGATCGGCGCCGTCGTCAACGCCCTCTGGGACCTGAAGGCCAAGCGCGCCGGGCTGCCGATTTGGGAACTGCTCGCAGGCATGACGCCCGAAGAACTCGTGGCGTTGGTGGACTTCCGATATCTCACGGATGCCCTCACGCCGGATGAAGCATTGGCCATCCTTCGCGCCGCCGAACCCGGACGGGAACAGCGGAAGGTGGCACTTCGCGCCGAAGGCTACCCGGCCTACACCACGACGCCGGGCTGGCTGGGTTACAGCGACGCGAAACTGACCCGGTTGGCCAAGGAAGCCGTGGCTGACGGCTTCGAGCAGATCAAGTTGAAGGTGGGGGCGTCCCTGGAGGACGACATCCGGCGGGTTCGTGCTGCGCGGGAGGCCGTTGGTCCTGATATCAGCATCGCCGTGGATGCCAACCAACGTTGGGACGTGCAGGAGGCCATCGACTGGATGGCCCACCTTGCTCCCTATGACATCGCCTGGATCGAGGAACCCACCAGCCCGGACGACATCCTGGGCCACGCAGCGATTGCCCGGGCTGTTGCGCCGATTCCGGTGGCAACAGGGGAGCACGTGCAGAACCGGGTGGTGTTCAAACAGATGCTCCAGGCAGGCTCCCTCCAGGTCCTGCAGATCGACGCGGCCCGCGTGGCCGGAGTCAACGAGAACATTGCCATCCTCCTGCTCGCGGCCAAGTTCGGGGTGCGCGTTTGCCCGCATGCCGGCGGAGTTGGTTTGTGCGAAGCCGTGCAGCATCTGTCCATGTTCGACTACGTCGCCGTGTCAGGAACCAAAGAGGGACGGACCATCGAGTTCGTTGACCACCTGCACGAACACTTCGTCACGCCGGTGGAGGTCCACGGCGGTGCTTACTGGCCGCCGTCGAGTCCTGGTGCCGGAAACGAAATGCTCCGTGAAACACTGGCCGCGTACAGCTTTCCTGACGGCCCGGTATGGAAGGAAGACCAGTGA
- a CDS encoding alpha-L-fucosidase, with protein sequence MIQHAPWFEEARFGMFVHWGIYALPARHEWVMNREEITVEEYSKYFRRFDPDLYDPREWARAARAAGMKYVVLTTKHHDGFCLWDSALTDYKATNTPAGRDLIRPYVEALREEGLKVGFYHSLIDWHHPDFTIDGVHPQRNAADVERLNSGRDMARYREYLHGQVRELLSNYGTIDYLFFDFSYAGHGDFWGGKGRKDWDSEELLAMVRELQPGIVVNDRLDIPGDFVTPEQYQPAGPMTLDGEPVTWEACQTLNGSWGYDRDNQNYKSVDLLIRMLIDGVSKGGNLLLNVGPTGRGALDPRALELLEGIGEWMKLHSRSIYGAGVSPFTAPSDVRYTQRGDRLYVHLFAWPFEYVHLPGLAGKVEYAQLLNDASEVFFREVDPDQQAMNMTPGGQPPGTLTIKLPVQRPDAAVPVLELFLKPSTVEPTVSHG encoded by the coding sequence GTGATCCAGCACGCCCCCTGGTTCGAGGAAGCACGCTTCGGGATGTTCGTGCACTGGGGCATCTACGCCCTGCCCGCACGGCACGAATGGGTGATGAACAGGGAAGAGATCACCGTGGAGGAGTACTCGAAGTACTTCCGGCGCTTCGATCCTGACCTGTACGACCCCCGCGAATGGGCCCGGGCCGCCCGCGCCGCCGGGATGAAGTACGTCGTCCTCACCACCAAGCACCACGATGGCTTCTGCCTGTGGGATTCGGCCCTCACCGACTACAAAGCCACAAACACCCCCGCCGGCAGGGACCTCATCCGGCCGTATGTGGAGGCACTCCGCGAGGAGGGGCTGAAGGTCGGCTTCTACCATTCCCTTATTGACTGGCACCACCCCGACTTCACCATCGACGGGGTACATCCCCAACGCAACGCGGCCGACGTCGAACGTTTGAACAGCGGCCGCGACATGGCCCGCTATCGTGAGTACCTCCACGGCCAGGTCCGCGAACTCCTCAGCAACTACGGCACCATCGACTACCTGTTCTTCGACTTTTCCTACGCAGGGCACGGAGACTTCTGGGGAGGCAAGGGCCGGAAGGACTGGGACTCGGAAGAGCTGCTGGCGATGGTGCGCGAGCTTCAGCCGGGCATCGTGGTCAACGACCGCCTGGACATACCGGGAGACTTCGTCACGCCGGAGCAGTACCAGCCGGCCGGCCCCATGACGCTCGACGGCGAACCGGTCACCTGGGAGGCTTGCCAGACGCTGAACGGCAGCTGGGGGTACGACCGGGACAACCAAAACTACAAGTCTGTGGACCTGCTTATCCGGATGCTGATCGACGGGGTGTCCAAGGGCGGAAACCTGCTGCTCAACGTGGGCCCAACGGGGAGGGGCGCTCTGGATCCGCGGGCTCTGGAGTTGCTGGAGGGAATAGGGGAATGGATGAAACTGCATTCCCGCTCCATCTACGGCGCGGGTGTTTCCCCGTTCACCGCTCCCTCGGACGTCCGGTACACCCAACGCGGGGACCGGCTCTATGTGCACTTGTTCGCTTGGCCGTTCGAATACGTGCACCTGCCTGGCCTGGCCGGGAAGGTGGAGTACGCCCAGCTGCTCAATGACGCGTCGGAAGTGTTCTTTCGCGAGGTGGACCCGGACCAGCAGGCCATGAACATGACTCCGGGGGGCCAACCGCCGGGAACACTGACCATCAAGTTGCCGGTGCAAAGGCCCGACGCGGCAGTCCCGGTGCTGGAACTGTTCCTAAAGCCCTCCACTGTGGAACCGACGGTCAGCCATGGTTGA
- a CDS encoding fumarylacetoacetate hydrolase family protein encodes MTLKFARLGTAGNEQPAVIAEDANGDEKYYSLAPLTKDIDGGFLASDGIERTREALDKGELSEIPAEGLRIGAPVARPGSVIAIGLNYTAHAAESGANPPEVPVVFLKPSNTIAGPYDAAPIPPSSEKYDWEVELAIIIGREASYLSTLEEAEDSIAGYAVANDLSEREYQIPGAAGQWTKGKSLPGSTPLGPWLVPASEIDPGNLRLRTLVNGEARQDSNTSDMIFDPATIVHHLSQYMVLEPGDVIITGTPEGVALSGRFPFIQPGDVVELEIDGLGRQRQEYFRAHAGSARPVAVAGTNA; translated from the coding sequence ATGACCTTGAAATTCGCCAGGCTGGGTACGGCCGGAAACGAACAACCGGCAGTCATCGCCGAGGACGCCAACGGCGACGAAAAGTACTACAGCCTTGCGCCCCTGACCAAGGACATCGACGGCGGCTTCCTCGCCTCGGACGGTATCGAACGCACCCGCGAAGCCTTGGATAAAGGGGAACTGTCGGAAATTCCGGCTGAAGGACTGCGCATCGGAGCACCCGTTGCCCGGCCTGGATCCGTCATCGCGATCGGCCTGAACTACACCGCACACGCAGCCGAGTCCGGCGCGAACCCGCCCGAAGTTCCGGTCGTATTCCTGAAGCCAAGCAACACCATCGCCGGACCGTACGACGCCGCTCCCATCCCGCCGTCGTCGGAAAAGTACGACTGGGAGGTGGAACTGGCCATCATCATCGGCAGGGAAGCGTCATACCTTTCCACTCTGGAAGAGGCCGAAGACAGCATCGCCGGTTACGCGGTGGCCAACGACCTCTCCGAGCGTGAGTACCAGATCCCCGGGGCTGCCGGACAGTGGACCAAGGGCAAATCGCTCCCCGGTTCGACTCCCCTGGGTCCCTGGCTGGTCCCCGCCTCCGAGATCGATCCGGGCAACCTTCGCCTCCGGACCCTGGTCAACGGCGAAGCCCGCCAGGACTCCAATACCTCGGACATGATCTTCGACCCCGCAACGATCGTCCACCACCTCAGCCAGTACATGGTCCTGGAACCCGGCGATGTGATCATCACCGGAACCCCCGAGGGCGTAGCGTTGTCCGGCCGCTTCCCGTTCATCCAACCCGGTGACGTGGTGGAGCTGGAAATTGATGGGCTGGGACGCCAGCGCCAGGAGTACTTCCGGGCACATGCCGGGTCAGCCCGCCCGGTCGCCGTCGCCGGCACCAACGCCTGA
- a CDS encoding SDR family NAD(P)-dependent oxidoreductase: protein MTTKEFDGLAAIVTGGASGIGAVIADRLAAGGAQVAVLDLTPEASPHFGVQCNVADDASVRTAVEHVAQRFGRLDIVINNAGIGAQGDIAANDDDEWLRVLNINVVGIARVSRAALPYLRESPAASIVNTCSIAATAGLPQRALYSASKGAVLSLTLAMAADHVREGIRVNCVNPGTVDTPWVGRLLDSASDPAGERAALNARQPHGRMVDPAEVAGAVAYLASPLSGSTSGTSLAVDGGMQGLRLRPVQ from the coding sequence ATGACCACCAAGGAATTTGATGGCCTCGCGGCAATCGTGACAGGTGGGGCTTCCGGGATCGGTGCGGTCATCGCGGACCGCCTCGCCGCAGGCGGCGCCCAGGTAGCGGTCCTGGACCTCACACCGGAAGCCAGCCCGCACTTCGGCGTGCAGTGCAACGTTGCCGATGACGCCTCGGTGCGTACCGCCGTCGAGCATGTCGCCCAGCGGTTCGGCCGCCTCGACATCGTCATCAACAACGCCGGCATCGGGGCGCAAGGTGACATCGCCGCGAACGATGACGATGAGTGGCTCCGCGTCCTCAACATCAACGTGGTGGGAATCGCGCGCGTCAGCCGGGCGGCACTGCCCTACCTGCGCGAGTCGCCGGCTGCTTCGATCGTCAACACCTGCTCCATCGCCGCAACGGCGGGCTTGCCACAGCGTGCGCTGTACTCGGCGTCGAAGGGCGCGGTCCTGTCCCTTACGTTGGCGATGGCCGCAGACCACGTCCGTGAAGGCATCCGCGTGAACTGCGTCAATCCCGGCACCGTGGACACCCCGTGGGTGGGGCGCCTGCTGGACTCGGCGTCCGATCCCGCCGGCGAGCGCGCTGCCCTCAACGCCCGCCAGCCCCACGGACGCATGGTGGATCCCGCCGAAGTAGCCGGCGCGGTGGCTTACCTGGCGAGTCCGCTGTCAGGCTCGACGTCGGGTACGTCGCTGGCGGTCGACGGCGGCATGCAGGGCCTGCGGCTTCGCCCGGTTCAGTAG
- a CDS encoding ATP-binding protein, producing MTNWRIRDFHSSDLDGILHLWESLKADGVEPVYALSEVLASCEKDHAVVAVQGEQVVGAAVGRAAHDQGWIVFLATLPEFRGRGIGTSLLAAVENRMAPHGLNKLSALMPETETRVEAFLGRGFVVKKNLRYFERTIPVQRQELGALGLLGGRVLARDLWENVAGMRREKELLERRLVLPLAEADLADEYGVVPPRAVVLFGPPGTGKTTFAKAIASRLEWPFVEVFPSRLASDPKGLAGALRETFLEIAELEHAVVFIDEVEEIASQRAGDPPSPLQGVTNELLKIIPAFREQPGRLLVCATNFIRALDTAFLRHGRFDYVIPIGLPDVHAREAMWQRFIPASVVDSVDVAQLVERTEGFSPADIEFAARSASQRALEKAVYDDGAAAGSASDGTNDRKGPVTQDYLDAIADTRTTVSPEVHQDFLEDIDVLGRV from the coding sequence ATGACCAATTGGCGCATCCGGGACTTCCACTCCTCAGATCTCGACGGCATACTCCATCTGTGGGAGTCCCTCAAGGCCGACGGCGTGGAGCCCGTCTACGCCTTGTCCGAAGTCCTGGCATCCTGCGAGAAGGACCATGCGGTGGTGGCGGTTCAGGGCGAGCAGGTGGTGGGTGCCGCCGTCGGACGTGCCGCCCATGACCAAGGCTGGATCGTCTTCCTGGCGACGCTTCCCGAGTTCCGCGGCCGGGGTATCGGCACCTCGCTGCTGGCCGCCGTCGAAAACCGGATGGCTCCGCACGGCCTCAATAAACTTTCCGCGCTGATGCCGGAGACGGAAACCCGGGTCGAGGCGTTCCTGGGCCGCGGCTTCGTGGTGAAGAAAAACCTGCGCTATTTCGAGCGGACCATTCCCGTGCAGCGCCAGGAACTTGGTGCGCTGGGACTGCTCGGCGGGCGCGTCCTGGCGCGCGATTTGTGGGAGAACGTGGCTGGCATGCGCCGGGAGAAGGAACTGCTGGAGCGCCGGCTGGTGCTCCCCTTGGCCGAAGCCGACCTCGCCGACGAATACGGCGTTGTTCCGCCGCGCGCCGTGGTGTTGTTCGGTCCTCCCGGCACAGGCAAGACCACCTTCGCCAAAGCCATCGCCTCACGCCTGGAGTGGCCGTTCGTGGAGGTGTTCCCGTCCCGATTGGCCTCAGATCCCAAGGGGCTGGCGGGCGCCTTGCGGGAGACTTTCCTGGAGATCGCCGAGCTGGAGCACGCCGTGGTGTTCATCGACGAGGTGGAGGAGATCGCTTCCCAGCGTGCCGGTGATCCGCCTTCGCCGCTTCAGGGCGTCACCAACGAGCTCCTCAAGATCATCCCGGCTTTCCGCGAACAGCCCGGCCGCTTGCTGGTGTGTGCCACCAATTTCATCCGAGCGCTGGATACAGCGTTCCTCCGGCACGGGCGCTTCGACTACGTCATCCCCATCGGGCTTCCGGACGTCCATGCCCGCGAGGCCATGTGGCAACGGTTCATCCCGGCGTCGGTGGTGGACTCGGTGGATGTTGCGCAGTTGGTCGAGCGGACCGAGGGCTTCTCGCCCGCGGATATTGAGTTCGCCGCGCGCAGTGCCTCCCAGCGGGCCTTGGAAAAAGCCGTGTACGACGACGGCGCTGCCGCCGGCTCTGCCTCGGACGGCACCAACGACCGGAAGGGCCCGGTTACCCAGGACTACCTCGACGCAATCGCGGACACCCGCACGACTGTCAGCCCCGAAGTGCACCAGGACTTCCTGGAAGACATCGACGTCCTGGGCCGCGTTTAG
- a CDS encoding phosphohydrolase, translating to MTEPRFTVETAQVLAEVAHNRQKDKLKRPYREHVLAVGDALADFDQDIQIAGYLHDIAEDTPITRQALLDMGVSERALAIIERVTRRFHDDPDDYDAGIRYVAEDHDATLVKIADNAHNSLPERVRALAEKWPGKPPVTRYADARPVLYAAVPKEEVRLILQRINPHLLEELDEIVPE from the coding sequence ATGACTGAACCACGCTTCACCGTAGAGACAGCCCAGGTCCTGGCGGAGGTGGCCCACAACCGCCAGAAGGACAAACTCAAGCGTCCGTATCGGGAGCACGTCCTGGCAGTGGGCGATGCCCTTGCCGACTTCGACCAGGACATCCAGATTGCGGGCTACCTCCACGACATCGCCGAAGACACCCCCATCACCCGGCAAGCGCTGCTGGATATGGGCGTTTCGGAGCGTGCCCTCGCCATTATCGAGCGCGTCACCCGGCGCTTCCACGACGACCCCGATGATTACGACGCCGGCATCCGGTACGTCGCGGAGGACCACGACGCCACGTTGGTCAAAATTGCGGACAATGCCCACAATTCCTTGCCGGAACGCGTCCGGGCGCTGGCGGAGAAGTGGCCGGGCAAACCACCGGTAACCCGGTACGCCGATGCCCGTCCGGTGCTCTACGCGGCCGTTCCCAAAGAGGAGGTCCGGCTGATCCTGCAACGGATCAACCCGCACCTGCTCGAAGAACTGGACGAGATCGTTCCGGAGTAG
- a CDS encoding amidohydrolase family protein, which yields MIDSHLHLWTLDTFVTGGERPYSWLGPQHRALFRSFGEDEAWETLSAAGVRGAVLVQADDTVADTESMLAVAARNPWVLGVVGWLRLDSPDEAASQLDRFAANPVFRGVRHLVHDDPRPDFLDLPSVRESLALVARRGLTFDVPDAFPRHLGATVRLARELPELIVVLDHLGKPPLADSALMEPWRKDFLALGREPNTVAKLSGLHVAGQPYTSEALRPLFETAVEAFGAGRLMIGGDWPVSTLGAPYGRTLDVLLELVSTLDPAEQDSILEGTAIRTYGLAANPMVDA from the coding sequence GTGATTGATTCGCACCTGCATCTGTGGACCTTGGATACCTTCGTCACGGGCGGTGAGAGGCCCTATTCCTGGCTCGGCCCGCAGCATCGGGCCTTGTTCCGCAGCTTTGGCGAGGACGAAGCGTGGGAGACTTTGTCCGCCGCGGGTGTCAGGGGAGCGGTGCTGGTCCAGGCTGATGACACCGTTGCCGATACCGAGAGCATGCTGGCTGTGGCCGCCCGGAATCCGTGGGTCCTGGGGGTGGTGGGTTGGCTGCGGTTGGATTCACCGGACGAGGCAGCTTCCCAGCTGGACCGCTTCGCAGCGAACCCGGTGTTCCGCGGCGTACGGCACCTGGTGCATGACGATCCCCGGCCGGATTTCCTGGACCTTCCCTCCGTGCGGGAATCGCTGGCTTTGGTGGCGCGCCGTGGCCTCACGTTCGACGTTCCGGATGCTTTCCCGCGGCATTTGGGTGCGACGGTCCGGCTGGCCCGTGAGCTTCCCGAATTGATCGTTGTCCTTGACCACCTGGGCAAGCCGCCTTTGGCTGATTCGGCGCTCATGGAGCCGTGGCGCAAGGATTTCCTCGCTTTGGGACGTGAGCCGAACACCGTGGCGAAACTCTCCGGGCTTCACGTCGCGGGGCAGCCGTACACCAGCGAGGCGTTGCGGCCCCTGTTCGAGACTGCCGTGGAGGCTTTCGGTGCCGGACGCTTGATGATCGGCGGAGACTGGCCGGTCAGCACCCTCGGGGCGCCGTATGGCCGGACGCTCGATGTGCTGCTGGAACTCGTGTCCACGCTGGACCCGGCTGAACAGGACTCAATTTTGGAGGGGACCGCGATCCGTACCTATGGGCTGGCAGCCAACCCGATGGTGGATGCCTAA